In a genomic window of Streptomyces noursei ATCC 11455:
- a CDS encoding AraC family transcriptional regulator, with product MSRAVEDSNRRMLRARDAMDHAYAQPLDVPALARIAHVSEAHFTRTFRATFGETPHRYLQRRRVERAMFLLRETDRSVTDICFEVGFGSPGTFSRTFRDIVGRSPRTYRKETPATGVPTCFAMAWMRPSSAPSAD from the coding sequence GTGAGTCGGGCCGTAGAGGACAGCAATCGCCGCATGCTGCGGGCGCGGGACGCCATGGACCATGCCTATGCGCAGCCGTTGGACGTGCCGGCCCTGGCGCGGATCGCGCATGTGTCGGAGGCGCACTTCACGCGCACCTTCCGGGCCACGTTCGGCGAGACGCCGCACCGCTACCTCCAGCGTCGCCGGGTCGAGCGGGCGATGTTCCTGCTGCGGGAGACGGACCGCAGCGTGACGGACATCTGCTTCGAGGTGGGCTTCGGCAGTCCGGGGACCTTCAGCCGGACGTTCCGCGACATCGTGGGCCGGTCGCCGCGGACGTACCGCAAGGAGACGCCGGCCACGGGCGTCCCCACGTGCTTCGCGATGGCGTGGATGCGGCCGAGTTCCGCACCGTCCGCCGACTGA
- a CDS encoding FAD-binding oxidoreductase has translation MDLIERLSAGLPAEALLTDPDVTGSYARDMANFCDAGAPAVVVLPRTVEQVQHVMRTATELRVPVVPQGARTGVSGAANAVDGCIVLSLVKMDRILEINPVDRIAVVEPGVINAVLSRAVDEHGLYYPPDPSSWESCTIGGNIGTAAGGLCCVKYGVTAEYVLGLEVVLADGRLIRTGRRTAKGVAGYDLTRLFVGSEGSLGVVVRATLALKPAPPRQLALVAEFDSVTAAGEAVCAIMADGHTPSLLELMDRTTVRAVNAMARMGLPETTEVLLLAAFDTPDPAADLAAVGALCEAAGATQVVPADDDAESELLLQARRLAFTALERIKPAMLIDDVCVPRSQLATMLAGAAAIAEKYDLTIGVCAHAGDGNTHPLVCFDPADPDEERRARESFDEIMALGLHLGGTITGEHGVGVLKKDWLARELGPDGVALHRGIKQVFDPLGILNPGKLF, from the coding sequence ATGGACCTCATCGAACGCCTGAGCGCCGGGCTCCCGGCGGAAGCGCTGCTCACCGACCCCGACGTCACCGGTTCCTACGCCCGGGACATGGCCAACTTCTGCGACGCGGGCGCCCCCGCCGTGGTCGTGCTGCCGCGCACCGTCGAGCAGGTCCAGCACGTGATGCGGACGGCGACCGAACTGCGCGTCCCGGTCGTCCCCCAGGGCGCGCGGACCGGGGTCTCCGGCGCCGCCAACGCCGTCGACGGCTGCATAGTGCTCTCCCTCGTCAAGATGGACCGCATCCTCGAAATCAACCCCGTCGACCGGATCGCGGTCGTCGAGCCGGGCGTCATCAACGCCGTTCTGTCCCGTGCCGTCGACGAGCACGGCCTCTACTACCCGCCGGACCCCTCCAGTTGGGAGTCGTGCACCATCGGCGGCAACATCGGCACCGCCGCCGGCGGCCTGTGCTGCGTGAAGTACGGCGTCACCGCCGAGTACGTGCTCGGCCTGGAGGTGGTCCTCGCCGACGGCCGGCTGATCAGGACCGGCCGCCGCACCGCCAAGGGCGTCGCCGGCTACGACCTCACCCGCCTCTTCGTGGGCTCCGAGGGCAGCCTCGGCGTCGTCGTCCGCGCCACCCTGGCACTGAAGCCCGCCCCGCCCCGACAGCTCGCCCTGGTCGCCGAGTTCGACTCGGTGACGGCGGCCGGCGAGGCGGTCTGCGCGATCATGGCCGACGGCCACACTCCCTCCCTCCTGGAGCTGATGGACCGCACCACCGTCCGCGCGGTCAACGCCATGGCCCGGATGGGCCTGCCGGAGACCACCGAGGTGCTGCTGCTGGCCGCCTTCGACACCCCCGACCCGGCCGCCGACCTCGCCGCGGTCGGGGCGCTGTGCGAGGCGGCCGGCGCCACCCAGGTCGTCCCCGCCGACGACGACGCGGAGTCCGAACTCCTGCTCCAGGCCCGCCGGTTGGCCTTCACCGCCCTGGAGCGGATCAAGCCCGCGATGCTCATCGACGACGTCTGCGTGCCGCGCTCCCAGCTCGCCACGATGCTGGCGGGCGCCGCCGCCATCGCCGAGAAGTACGACCTGACCATCGGCGTCTGCGCGCACGCCGGCGACGGCAACACCCACCCGCTGGTCTGCTTCGACCCGGCCGACCCGGACGAGGAGCGGCGCGCCCGCGAGTCCTTCGACGAGATCATGGCGCTCGGCCTCCACCTGGGCGGCACCATCACCGGCGAACACGGCGTCGGCGTCCTGAAGAAGGACTGGCTGGCCCGCGAACTCGGCCCCGACGGCGTGGCCCTGCACCGCGGCATCAAGCAGGTCTTCGACCCGCTGGGGATCCTCAACCCCGGGAAGCTGTTCTAG
- a CDS encoding betaine/proline/choline family ABC transporter ATP-binding protein (Members of the family are the ATP-binding subunit of ABC transporters for substrates such as betaine, L-proline or other amino acids, choline, carnitine, etc. The substrate specificity is best determined from the substrate-binding subunit, rather than this subunit, as it interacts with the permease subunit and not with substrate directly.), with protein MPEPYASHGSNTAAARPAGSVGAAIRLEHLTKVYPGNPAPAVDDVSMEIRAGETVVFVGPSGCGKSTTLKMINRLIEPTSGRIRIGDEDVTAIDPVGLRRKVGYAIQASGLFPHMTVAQNIALVPRMTGWSKARTRARVEEMLDLVGLDPGEFHHRYPRQLSGGQQQRVGVARALAADPPVLLMDEPFGAVDPITRDHLQDELIRLQHELHKTIVFVTHDFDEAIKLGDRIAVLRERSHIAQFDTPEAILTNPADDFVSGFVGAGAALKRLNLTRVRDVEVVDFPTAQLDDPLQSIFDLLRDGTTNEVLLLDRHRRPYKWLRRGDLSRAKQSLARAGTLVTDTVTRDATLRDALEAVLTDSAGRVPVTGRRGEFLGVVDMETLMNNVHELLEADRLEALEHQHELRALGAHRTQLAQEGLDGAGGPGGGAGGRA; from the coding sequence GTGCCTGAGCCGTACGCGAGCCACGGGAGCAACACCGCCGCCGCGCGGCCGGCCGGCTCGGTGGGCGCCGCCATCCGCCTGGAGCACCTGACGAAGGTCTACCCGGGCAACCCCGCCCCGGCGGTGGACGACGTCAGCATGGAGATCAGGGCCGGCGAGACGGTGGTCTTCGTCGGGCCGTCCGGCTGCGGCAAGTCCACCACGCTCAAGATGATCAACCGGCTGATCGAGCCGACCTCGGGCCGGATCCGGATCGGCGACGAGGACGTCACCGCCATCGACCCGGTCGGGCTGCGCCGCAAGGTCGGCTACGCCATCCAGGCGTCCGGGCTCTTCCCGCACATGACGGTGGCGCAGAACATCGCGCTGGTGCCGCGGATGACCGGCTGGTCGAAGGCGCGGACCCGGGCACGGGTCGAGGAGATGCTCGACCTGGTCGGCCTGGACCCGGGCGAGTTCCACCACCGCTACCCCCGGCAGCTCTCCGGCGGCCAGCAGCAGCGGGTCGGGGTGGCCCGCGCGCTCGCCGCCGACCCGCCGGTGCTGCTGATGGACGAGCCGTTCGGCGCCGTGGACCCGATCACCCGCGACCACCTCCAGGACGAGCTGATCCGGCTCCAGCACGAACTGCACAAGACGATCGTCTTCGTCACCCACGACTTCGACGAGGCGATCAAGCTCGGCGACCGGATCGCGGTGCTCCGCGAACGCTCGCACATCGCCCAGTTCGACACCCCGGAGGCCATCCTCACCAACCCCGCGGACGACTTCGTCTCCGGCTTCGTGGGCGCCGGGGCGGCGCTCAAGCGGCTGAACCTGACCCGGGTGCGGGACGTGGAGGTGGTGGACTTCCCCACCGCGCAGCTCGACGACCCGCTCCAGTCGATCTTCGACCTGCTGCGCGACGGCACCACCAACGAGGTGCTGCTGCTGGACCGCCACCGCCGCCCGTACAAGTGGCTGCGCCGCGGCGACCTCTCGCGCGCCAAGCAGTCGCTGGCCCGGGCCGGCACGCTGGTCACCGACACGGTGACCCGGGACGCGACGCTGCGGGACGCCCTGGAGGCGGTGCTGACCGACAGCGCGGGCCGGGTCCCGGTCACCGGCCGGCGCGGCGAGTTCCTCGGTGTGGTCGACATGGAGACGCTGATGAACAACGTCCACGAACTGCTGGAGGCGGACCGTCTGGAGGCCCTGGAGCACCAGCACGAGCTCCGGGCGCTGGGCGCCCACCGGACCCAGCTCGCCCAGGAGGGCCTGGACGGCGCCGGCGGGCCCGGGGGCGGCGCGGGAGGCCGGGCGTGA
- a CDS encoding ABC transporter permease: protein MSFWEYVGSRHAQLLTDTFQHASAVFQCMVVATVLGVVIAVATYRSEWAGALATTTTATILTIPSLALIGLLIPVVGLGVAPTVVALTLYGLLPVVRNAIVGLRGVDPALVDAAKGIGMSRTARLFRVELPLAWPPILTGIRVATQMLMGIAAIAAFASGPGLGNEIFRGIASLGSANALNQVLSGTLGIVVLALLFDAAYVLIGRLTIPRGIRA from the coding sequence GTGAGCTTCTGGGAGTACGTCGGCAGCCGGCACGCCCAGCTGCTGACCGACACGTTCCAGCACGCCAGCGCGGTCTTCCAGTGCATGGTGGTCGCCACCGTCCTGGGCGTCGTCATCGCCGTCGCCACCTACCGCAGCGAATGGGCCGGCGCACTCGCCACGACGACCACCGCGACGATCCTGACCATCCCGTCCCTGGCCCTGATCGGCCTGCTGATCCCGGTCGTGGGCCTCGGCGTGGCACCGACCGTCGTCGCGCTGACCCTGTACGGGCTGCTGCCGGTGGTCCGCAACGCCATCGTGGGGCTGCGCGGGGTGGACCCGGCGCTGGTCGACGCGGCCAAGGGCATCGGGATGTCGCGGACCGCCCGGCTCTTCCGGGTCGAACTCCCGCTGGCCTGGCCGCCGATCCTCACCGGCATCCGGGTCGCCACCCAGATGCTGATGGGCATCGCGGCCATCGCCGCCTTCGCCTCGGGCCCCGGCCTCGGCAACGAGATCTTCCGCGGGATCGCCTCGCTGGGCAGCGCCAACGCGCTCAACCAGGTGCTCTCCGGGACCCTCGGGATCGTCGTCCTGGCCCTCCTCTTCGACGCCGCCTACGTCCTGATCGGACGCCTGACCATTCCCAGGGGGATCCGTGCCTGA
- the hppD gene encoding 4-hydroxyphenylpyruvate dioxygenase, with amino-acid sequence MADTTMHTQPTTPATARQADPFPVKGMDAVVFAVGNAKQAAHYYSTAFGMKRVAYQGPETGSRETASYVLTSGGARFVFTSVVKPTTEWGRFLADHVAAHGDGVVDLAIEVPDARAAYAYAVEHGATGLEEPYETKDEHGTVVRAAIATYGQTRHTLVERTGYDGPYLPGFVAAEPLVAAPTKRFFQAVDHCVGNVELGKMDEWVAFYNNVMGFTNMKEFVGDDIATEYSALMSKVVADGTKKVKFPLNEPAVAKKKSQIDEYLEFYGGPGVQHIALATNDIVASVRQMRAAGVEFLDVPGSYYDTLGEWVGETRVPIDELRELKILADRDEDGYLLQIFTKPVQDRPTVFFEMIERHGSLGFGKGNFKALFEAIEREQDRRGNL; translated from the coding sequence ATGGCAGACACCACGATGCACACCCAGCCCACCACCCCGGCCACGGCCCGGCAGGCGGACCCCTTCCCGGTCAAGGGGATGGACGCGGTCGTCTTCGCCGTCGGCAACGCCAAGCAGGCCGCGCACTACTACTCCACCGCCTTCGGCATGAAGCGCGTCGCCTACCAGGGCCCGGAGACCGGCAGCCGCGAGACGGCCAGTTACGTCCTGACCTCCGGCGGTGCCCGGTTCGTGTTCACCTCGGTGGTCAAGCCGACCACCGAGTGGGGCCGCTTCCTCGCCGACCACGTCGCCGCGCACGGTGACGGCGTCGTCGACCTGGCCATCGAGGTGCCGGACGCCCGCGCGGCGTACGCCTACGCCGTCGAGCACGGCGCGACCGGCCTGGAGGAGCCCTACGAGACCAAGGACGAGCACGGCACGGTCGTCCGGGCCGCCATCGCCACCTACGGCCAGACCCGCCACACCCTGGTGGAGCGCACCGGCTACGACGGTCCGTACCTGCCGGGCTTCGTCGCCGCCGAGCCGCTCGTCGCCGCCCCGACGAAACGTTTCTTCCAGGCCGTCGACCACTGCGTCGGCAACGTCGAACTCGGCAAGATGGACGAGTGGGTGGCCTTCTACAACAACGTCATGGGCTTCACCAACATGAAGGAGTTCGTCGGCGACGACATCGCCACCGAGTACTCGGCGCTGATGTCCAAGGTCGTCGCGGACGGCACCAAGAAGGTGAAGTTCCCGCTCAACGAGCCGGCCGTCGCCAAGAAGAAGTCCCAGATCGACGAGTACCTGGAGTTCTACGGCGGCCCCGGCGTCCAGCACATCGCGCTGGCCACCAACGACATCGTCGCGTCGGTGCGCCAGATGCGCGCCGCGGGCGTGGAGTTCCTCGACGTGCCCGGCTCGTACTACGACACCCTCGGCGAGTGGGTCGGCGAGACCCGGGTCCCGATCGACGAGCTGCGCGAGCTGAAGATCCTCGCCGACCGCGACGAGGACGGCTACCTGCTGCAGATCTTCACCAAGCCGGTCCAGGACCGCCCGACCGTCTTCTTCGAGATGATCGAGCGGCACGGCTCCCTCGGCTTCGGCAAGGGCAACTTCAAGGCCCTCTTCGAGGCCATCGAGCGCGAGCAGGACCGGCGCGGCAACCTCTGA
- a CDS encoding ABC transporter permease → MTPGASPDGGGRRRPADGPAGAAVPDDAETAERELAAGTAPTASLAPGGRRISWRKWTFMPAFLAAALLTTWLWFRGARLDSIAHQAVDHGKVWLALRQHVQLTAISTVFVLVIAIPLGIALTRPRLRRATPVAMAFANLGQAVPALGLLVLLVIWLGIGARSAIVGMVVYAVLPVLANTLAGLRGIDPTLTEAARGIGMSPMGVLTKVELPLAVPLILAGVRTALVLNVGTATLATFGGGGGLGDLISAGIITQRMPVLILGSVLTVALALLVEWLASLAELLLRPRGLEVAT, encoded by the coding sequence GTGACGCCGGGCGCGTCGCCGGACGGCGGGGGCCGCCGCCGGCCGGCGGACGGACCCGCCGGCGCGGCCGTCCCGGACGACGCGGAGACCGCGGAGCGGGAGCTGGCGGCCGGGACGGCGCCCACCGCGTCCCTCGCCCCCGGCGGGCGCCGGATCAGCTGGCGGAAGTGGACGTTCATGCCGGCGTTCCTGGCCGCCGCGCTGCTGACGACCTGGCTGTGGTTCCGGGGCGCCCGCCTGGACTCCATCGCCCACCAGGCGGTCGATCACGGCAAGGTGTGGCTGGCGCTGCGCCAGCACGTCCAACTGACCGCGATCTCCACCGTCTTCGTGCTGGTGATCGCGATCCCGCTGGGCATCGCGCTGACCCGGCCGCGGCTGCGCCGGGCCACCCCGGTCGCGATGGCCTTCGCCAACCTCGGGCAGGCCGTCCCGGCGCTGGGCCTGCTGGTGCTGCTGGTCATCTGGCTGGGCATCGGCGCCCGCTCGGCGATCGTCGGCATGGTGGTCTACGCCGTCCTGCCGGTGCTGGCCAACACCCTCGCCGGGCTGCGCGGCATCGACCCGACGCTGACCGAGGCGGCGCGCGGCATCGGCATGTCCCCCATGGGCGTACTGACCAAGGTCGAACTCCCGCTGGCCGTCCCGCTGATCCTGGCCGGGGTGCGCACCGCGCTGGTGCTGAACGTGGGCACCGCGACGCTGGCCACGTTCGGCGGGGGCGGCGGGCTCGGCGATCTGATCTCGGCGGGCATCATCACCCAGCGGATGCCGGTGCTGATCCTCGGCTCGGTGCTGACCGTGGCGCTGGCGCTGCTGGTGGAGTGGCTGGCCTCGCTGGCCGAACTGCTGCTGCGCCCGCGCGGGTTGGAGGTGGCGACGTGA
- a CDS encoding S16 family serine protease, giving the protein MSSRARALLVCTALVLAVLVTAALAPLPYAVAYPGVTANVLGDDKGKPVITVSGVRTRDTSGQLRMTSITATGPDASVHLPDVVRAWFRTDEAVMPRDSVYPVGNNTEEIAEHNAEQMKQSQESATHAALNRLGKSPKDVKVTLSLADIGGPSAGLMFALGIVDKLDGDGAGRDLTGGRTIAGTGTIDADGAVGAVGGVALKTQAARRDGATVFLVPRKECTDARAELPKGMRLIPVTTLDGAVDALKALNSGGAVPSCTGA; this is encoded by the coding sequence GTGTCCTCACGCGCCCGTGCCCTGCTGGTCTGCACCGCCCTCGTCCTCGCCGTCCTCGTGACCGCGGCCCTGGCGCCGCTGCCGTACGCGGTCGCGTATCCGGGTGTGACGGCCAACGTCCTCGGTGACGACAAGGGCAAGCCGGTGATCACCGTCTCCGGTGTCCGCACCCGCGACACCAGCGGGCAGCTGCGGATGACCTCGATCACCGCCACCGGGCCGGACGCCTCGGTCCATCTGCCGGACGTCGTCCGGGCGTGGTTCCGCACCGACGAGGCGGTGATGCCGCGGGACTCGGTCTACCCGGTGGGCAACAACACCGAGGAGATCGCCGAGCACAACGCGGAGCAGATGAAGCAGTCCCAGGAGAGCGCCACCCACGCCGCGCTGAACCGGCTGGGCAAGTCCCCCAAGGACGTCAAGGTCACCCTGAGCCTCGCGGACATCGGCGGGCCCAGCGCCGGCCTGATGTTCGCGCTGGGCATCGTCGACAAGCTGGACGGCGACGGTGCCGGACGCGACCTCACCGGCGGCCGGACCATCGCGGGGACCGGCACCATCGACGCCGACGGCGCGGTCGGCGCGGTCGGCGGGGTGGCGCTCAAGACCCAGGCCGCGCGCCGCGACGGCGCGACGGTCTTCCTCGTCCCGCGCAAGGAGTGCACGGACGCCCGGGCCGAACTCCCCAAGGGGATGCGACTGATCCCCGTCACCACCCTGGACGGCGCGGTGGACGCCCTCAAGGCCCTCAACTCCGGTGGTGCGGTGCCCAGTTGCACCGGCGCCTGA
- a CDS encoding VOC family protein, producing the protein MFNAITQSQIYVLDQDEALDFYVGKLGLEVAADVELGFMRWLTVSVPGHPERQILLEKPGAPAMSEETAEQVRELVTKGAMGGWLIFTTDDCRKTYETLLGRGVEFTEEPTERPYGTDCGLRDPFGNRIRFTQPLA; encoded by the coding sequence ATGTTCAACGCCATCACGCAATCGCAGATATACGTCCTGGACCAGGACGAGGCCCTCGACTTCTACGTGGGCAAGCTCGGCCTGGAGGTCGCCGCCGACGTCGAGCTGGGCTTCATGCGCTGGCTGACCGTCAGCGTCCCCGGACACCCGGAGCGCCAGATCCTGCTGGAGAAGCCTGGCGCTCCCGCGATGTCCGAGGAAACGGCGGAGCAGGTGCGGGAGTTGGTGACCAAGGGGGCGATGGGCGGCTGGCTCATCTTCACCACGGACGACTGCCGCAAGACCTACGAGACGCTGCTGGGCCGGGGCGTCGAGTTCACCGAGGAGCCCACCGAGCGCCCGTACGGAACCGACTGCGGTCTGCGCGACCCGTTCGGCAACCGCATCCGGTTCACCCAGCCGCTGGCCTGA
- a CDS encoding DUF397 domain-containing protein, which produces MAPDIPGVVPVRDSKVPHGPVVVFPEAGWASFVGAVKGGVFPSMVS; this is translated from the coding sequence GTGGCCCCCGATATCCCCGGCGTCGTTCCGGTGCGTGACAGCAAGGTTCCGCACGGTCCGGTGGTGGTTTTCCCGGAGGCGGGTTGGGCTTCGTTCGTCGGGGCCGTCAAGGGTGGGGTGTTCCCTTCGATGGTGTCGTGA
- a CDS encoding IclR family transcriptional regulator produces MTAETSQTLDRGLRVLKLLADTDHGLTVTELSHKLGVNRTVVYRLLATLEQHALVRRDAGGRARVGLGVLRLGRQVHPLVREAALPALRSLAEDVGATAHLTLVDGTEALAVAVVEPTWTDYHVAYRAGFRHPLDRGAAGRAIIKARQGRLQDGGLALTHGELEAGASGAAAPLLGVSGIEGSVGVVMLTDNVGERIGPRVVDAAREVSEALR; encoded by the coding sequence GTGACTGCAGAGACCTCCCAGACGCTCGACCGGGGACTGCGCGTCCTCAAACTGCTCGCCGACACCGACCACGGGCTGACCGTCACCGAGCTCTCGCACAAGCTCGGCGTCAACCGCACCGTGGTCTACCGCCTGCTGGCGACGCTGGAGCAGCACGCACTGGTGCGCCGGGACGCCGGCGGTCGGGCCCGGGTGGGACTGGGCGTGCTGCGCCTGGGCCGCCAGGTCCACCCGCTGGTCAGGGAGGCCGCGCTGCCGGCCCTGCGCTCGCTGGCCGAGGACGTCGGCGCCACCGCGCACCTGACCCTCGTCGACGGCACCGAGGCGCTGGCGGTCGCGGTCGTCGAGCCGACCTGGACCGACTACCACGTCGCCTACCGGGCCGGTTTCCGTCACCCGTTGGATCGCGGGGCCGCCGGGCGGGCGATCATCAAGGCCCGCCAGGGCCGCCTCCAGGACGGTGGACTCGCCCTGACGCACGGGGAGTTGGAGGCCGGGGCCAGCGGTGCCGCGGCGCCGCTGCTCGGCGTCAGCGGGATCGAGGGCAGCGTGGGCGTGGTGATGCTCACCGACAACGTCGGGGAGCGGATCGGGCCGCGGGTGGTGGACGCGGCCCGGGAGGTCTCCGAGGCGCTGCGCTGA
- a CDS encoding Lrp/AsnC family transcriptional regulator, whose amino-acid sequence MAIDHLDGALLELLAREPRIGVLEASRRLGVARGTVQARLDRLQSNGVIRSFGPDVDPAALGYPVTAFATLEIKQGQGSDVRAHLASVPEVLELHTTTGHGDMLCRLVARSNADLQRVIDRVVGFDGIVRASTAIVMENPVPLRIIPLVKQAAGG is encoded by the coding sequence ATGGCGATCGATCATTTGGACGGGGCGTTGCTGGAACTGCTCGCCCGGGAGCCGCGGATCGGCGTGCTGGAGGCGTCCCGCCGGCTGGGAGTGGCCCGCGGGACGGTCCAGGCGCGCCTGGACCGGCTTCAGTCGAATGGAGTGATCAGGAGTTTCGGGCCGGACGTGGACCCGGCGGCGCTGGGCTATCCGGTGACCGCGTTCGCGACCCTGGAGATCAAACAGGGCCAAGGCAGCGACGTGCGGGCCCACTTGGCGTCCGTCCCGGAAGTACTGGAGCTGCATACAACGACCGGACACGGGGACATGCTCTGCAGGCTCGTCGCGCGGTCGAACGCCGATCTCCAGCGGGTGATCGACCGGGTCGTGGGCTTTGATGGCATCGTGCGGGCATCGACGGCGATCGTCATGGAAAATCCGGTTCCGCTGCGGATCATCCCGCTGGTGAAGCAGGCCGCGGGAGGCTGA
- a CDS encoding glycine betaine ABC transporter substrate-binding protein yields the protein MSDDVRPGTVGRGLPLKGADLTVTSKEFTENIILGQIMGLVFKAAGATVIDKTNIQGTIGAREAVRTGTADGMYEYTGTGWITHLGHEKPIPDPHQQWVAVRDADLRNGIVWLPPSRLNNTYALALNAANEKKYGVRTLSDVAALLKKDPGAVTLCVENEFATRNDGLPGMAKAYGMDIPPGNVRRMTGGVVYTETAKGTSCTFGEVFTTDGRIKAMGLTVLADDKHFFPNYNAAPEINAAALRRHPRIAEVLAPVTAALDNDVARKLNAEVDVEGRDPHQVAKAWLVKKGFIKEGGG from the coding sequence ATGTCCGACGACGTCAGGCCGGGGACGGTGGGCCGCGGGCTGCCCCTCAAGGGGGCCGATCTGACCGTCACGTCCAAGGAGTTCACCGAGAACATCATCCTGGGCCAGATCATGGGGCTGGTGTTCAAGGCGGCCGGCGCCACCGTCATCGACAAGACCAACATCCAGGGCACCATCGGCGCCCGCGAGGCGGTCCGCACCGGCACCGCGGACGGGATGTACGAGTACACCGGCACCGGCTGGATCACCCACCTCGGCCACGAGAAACCGATCCCGGACCCGCACCAGCAGTGGGTGGCGGTGCGGGACGCCGACCTCCGCAACGGCATCGTCTGGCTGCCGCCGTCCCGGCTGAACAACACCTACGCGCTGGCGCTGAACGCCGCCAACGAGAAGAAGTACGGGGTGCGCACCCTCTCCGACGTCGCCGCGCTGCTGAAGAAGGACCCCGGCGCGGTCACCCTGTGCGTGGAGAACGAGTTCGCCACCCGCAACGACGGCCTGCCCGGGATGGCGAAGGCGTACGGCATGGACATCCCGCCCGGGAACGTCCGGCGGATGACCGGCGGCGTGGTCTACACCGAGACGGCGAAGGGGACGTCCTGCACGTTCGGCGAGGTGTTCACCACCGACGGCCGGATCAAGGCGATGGGGCTGACCGTCCTCGCCGACGACAAGCACTTCTTCCCGAACTACAACGCGGCGCCGGAGATCAACGCCGCCGCGCTGCGCCGCCACCCGCGGATCGCCGAGGTCCTCGCCCCGGTCACCGCCGCCCTGGACAACGACGTCGCCCGGAAGCTCAACGCCGAGGTCGACGTCGAGGGCCGGGATCCGCACCAGGTCGCCAAGGCGTGGCTGGTGAAGAAGGGGTTCATCAAGGAGGGCGGCGGCTGA
- a CDS encoding helix-turn-helix domain-containing protein: MSRRNATGGTAATNAAVFGEVLKHFREAAGLTQEELARKIPCDRSQVARVERGTRVPHETSAEKCDELLGTGGVLKRLWGRIDWYPEVAHPDWFQRRADMDAVAVVLREYQSQVMPGLLQTEDYACALFSRVAHGDDVTERVRARLSRQQRFLAPDGPLYLVVLDESCLRNVVGDPAVMYGQCAHLLVVGKLPNVRVQIAPAGRADLVRPNTSMSLIKLADGCEWVYSESLDRGHFNDDPAVYGRHSQTYDVLRADALSAPDSAALIEEAMEGYGHRGQARVQLGDVGQEQLQRRQRRQLHRGGPRYPRRRSGA; the protein is encoded by the coding sequence GTGAGCCGACGCAATGCCACAGGGGGAACGGCAGCCACCAACGCCGCGGTGTTCGGGGAGGTGTTGAAGCACTTCCGGGAGGCGGCCGGACTCACCCAGGAGGAGCTGGCGCGGAAGATCCCGTGCGACCGGTCGCAGGTGGCCAGGGTCGAGCGCGGAACGCGCGTCCCACACGAGACCTCCGCCGAGAAGTGCGACGAATTACTGGGCACGGGTGGGGTGTTGAAGAGGCTGTGGGGGAGGATCGACTGGTACCCCGAGGTCGCGCACCCTGATTGGTTCCAGCGTCGGGCCGATATGGACGCGGTGGCGGTCGTCCTGCGCGAATACCAGTCTCAGGTCATGCCGGGGCTATTGCAGACGGAGGACTACGCATGTGCATTGTTCTCCCGAGTCGCGCATGGTGACGACGTGACCGAGCGCGTCAGGGCGCGACTCAGCCGACAGCAACGGTTCCTCGCCCCGGACGGCCCTCTCTACCTGGTTGTGTTGGACGAAAGCTGTTTGCGCAACGTCGTGGGTGACCCGGCGGTGATGTACGGCCAGTGCGCACACCTGTTGGTCGTGGGGAAACTCCCCAACGTCCGGGTGCAGATCGCCCCAGCCGGCCGTGCCGATCTCGTTCGCCCCAACACTTCCATGTCATTGATCAAGCTGGCGGACGGGTGTGAGTGGGTCTACTCGGAATCACTGGACCGTGGCCATTTCAACGACGATCCAGCCGTCTACGGGCGTCACAGCCAGACCTATGATGTGCTCAGGGCGGACGCTCTGTCAGCCCCGGATTCTGCCGCGCTGATCGAAGAAGCGATGGAAGGGTACGGACACCGTGGACAGGCACGAGTTCAACTCGGCGACGTGGGTCAAGAGCAGCTACAGCGGCGACAACGGCGGCAACTGCATCGAGGTGGCCCCCGATATCCCCGGCGTCGTTCCGGTGCGTGA